CACGCCCTCCCTCGCACCTGACGATAAGGCGCCGTTAAACATCGCACGCTCCCAGTCGTTCTCTAAAACGACAGGCTATGGCGCATTATTCATGCAAAACCCAAGGGCCGGCGTTCAACTTTTTCGGACAACCGAACGCAATAAGGTCCGATGTTCGGAAAGCCGGACGCCCACCTACCCACGCCCCATCAAAATTCAAATTAAATTGTTATAAATCAATAAGTTATTTTATAGCATCGAACACAATCAGCCTGGTACAGATCCTGCTCTACCCCATCACCTCGTGGCATTCAGAACCGCCCGGGTGTTCTAGATGAACCTGCTACAGCACTCATCAAAAACCAGAGAGAAAAATAATGAAATCTGCACTGAAAAACTTTGTTCCGGGCGCGTTAGCCCTTCTGCTGCTGTTCCCCGCTGCCGCCCAGGCAAAGGAAGTTGAATCCAAGACCAAACTGTCCAACGTGGTGATCCTCGCCACCGGCGGCACCATTGCCGGCGCTGGCGCCAGTGCGGCCAACAGTGCCACCTACCAAGCGGCCAAAGTCGGTATCGAGCAATTGATTGCCGGTGTTCCTGAGCTTAGCCAGATCGCCAATGTGCGCGGCGAGCAAGTGATGCAAATTGCGTCCGAAAGCATCAACAATGAAAACCTGCTGCAACTGGGTCGCCGCGTCGCCGAACTGGCCGACAGCAAGGACGTGGACGGCATCGTGATCACCCACGGTACTGACACCCTGGAAGAAACCGCCTACTTCCTGAACCTGGTGGAAAAAACCGACAAGCCCATCGTGGTGGTCGGTTCCATGCGCCCAGGCACCGCCATGTCGGCAGACGGCATGCTTAACCTGTACAACGCCGTGGCCGTGGCAGGCAGCAAAGACGCGCGCGGCAAAGGCGTGCTGGTCACCATGAACGA
The genomic region above belongs to Pseudomonas azotoformans and contains:
- a CDS encoding asparaginase, whose product is MKSALKNFVPGALALLLLFPAAAQAKEVESKTKLSNVVILATGGTIAGAGASAANSATYQAAKVGIEQLIAGVPELSQIANVRGEQVMQIASESINNENLLQLGRRVAELADSKDVDGIVITHGTDTLEETAYFLNLVEKTDKPIVVVGSMRPGTAMSADGMLNLYNAVAVAGSKDARGKGVLVTMNDEIQSGRDVSKMINIKTEAFKSPWGPLGMVVEGKSYWFRLPAKRHTMDSEFDIKNIKSLPDVEIAYGYGNVSDTAAKALAQAGAKAIIHAGTGNGSVSSKVVPALQELRKQGVQIIRSSHVNAGGFVLRNAEQPDDKYDWVAAHDLNPQKARILAMVALTKTQDSKELQRMFWEY